The following proteins are co-located in the Phytoactinopolyspora mesophila genome:
- the murI gene encoding glutamate racemase — MNDAADNDAPIGIFDSGVGGLTVARAVLDQLPHESVLYVGDTARTPYGPQPIAQVRAYALEILDTLVAEGVKMLVIACNTASSAMLRDARERYDVPVVEVIQPAVRRAVAATRNGHIGVIGTRATVNSKAYEDSFAAAPQLRITTQACPRFVEFVEKGITHGPELERVAHGYLDDVRRAGVDTLVLGCTHYPMLTGVVSYVMGDAVTLVSSAEETAKDVYRVLTSENLLRADALPAPDHQFRSTGDPHSFGKLAHRFLGPEIGVVEETAEFPVISREVTVS; from the coding sequence ATGAACGACGCAGCGGACAATGACGCGCCGATCGGCATCTTCGATAGCGGCGTCGGTGGGCTCACCGTCGCACGCGCGGTGCTGGACCAGCTGCCGCACGAGTCAGTTCTCTATGTCGGTGACACCGCTCGCACCCCCTACGGTCCGCAGCCGATCGCCCAAGTACGCGCCTATGCGTTGGAGATTCTCGACACGTTGGTGGCCGAAGGCGTGAAGATGCTGGTCATCGCCTGCAATACGGCCAGCAGCGCGATGTTGCGTGATGCTCGTGAGCGGTACGACGTTCCTGTAGTCGAGGTCATCCAGCCCGCGGTGCGCCGCGCGGTCGCGGCGACGCGCAACGGGCACATCGGCGTCATCGGGACGCGGGCCACTGTCAATTCCAAAGCCTACGAAGACTCGTTCGCCGCGGCTCCCCAACTGCGCATCACTACACAGGCTTGCCCCCGGTTCGTCGAGTTCGTCGAGAAGGGAATCACGCACGGCCCCGAGCTGGAGCGTGTGGCCCATGGTTATCTCGACGACGTCCGCCGTGCGGGCGTGGACACGCTGGTGCTCGGGTGTACCCACTATCCGATGCTCACCGGCGTCGTCTCCTATGTGATGGGTGACGCCGTCACCCTCGTCAGCAGTGCGGAAGAGACGGCTAAGGATGTGTACCGGGTGCTCACCTCAGAGAACCTCCTGCGAGCGGACGCATTGCCGGCTCCGGATCATCAGTTCCGGTCGACCGGCGATCCGCATTCGTTCGGCAAGCTCGCACACCGGTTCCTCGGGCCGGAGATCGGCGTGGTCGAGGAGACGGCGGAGTTTCCGGTGATCAGTCGGGAGGTGACCGTGTCGTGA
- a CDS encoding MBL fold metallo-hydrolase — MRLTVLGCSGSLPGPASSASSYLVEAGTTRVVVDLGNGALSELQRQVGSEGLGEIDAVLISHLHPDHFMDLCGYYVALRYGPHQPRRRVPVWGPENTAERLAVAYGEDPDPGMSNEFEFRAYPGGGFTVGELNVRVSRVAHPVPAYAIRLEHGDQTLVYSGDTGPTQALVDLARGADLLLCEAAFREGEDNPPDLHLTGREAGEHARQAGVRRLVVTHVPPWGDAEEAVAEARTAFAGPVEAARTGATFEL, encoded by the coding sequence ATGCGGCTGACGGTTCTGGGGTGCTCGGGATCGTTGCCGGGACCGGCGTCGTCCGCGTCGTCGTACCTCGTCGAAGCCGGTACCACACGCGTCGTTGTCGATCTGGGTAACGGCGCGCTGAGTGAACTCCAACGCCAGGTGGGCAGCGAAGGCCTAGGCGAGATCGATGCCGTACTGATCAGTCACCTGCATCCCGACCATTTCATGGACCTGTGCGGCTATTACGTCGCCTTGCGTTACGGTCCCCACCAACCTCGTCGGCGAGTCCCCGTCTGGGGGCCGGAGAATACCGCGGAGCGGCTGGCTGTCGCTTACGGTGAGGACCCGGATCCGGGCATGTCCAACGAGTTCGAGTTTCGCGCCTACCCCGGCGGTGGATTCACCGTCGGTGAGCTGAACGTGCGGGTGAGCCGGGTGGCGCATCCCGTCCCTGCCTATGCGATCAGGCTCGAGCACGGCGACCAAACCCTGGTCTACTCCGGTGATACCGGCCCGACCCAAGCCCTCGTGGACCTGGCCCGGGGGGCGGATCTGCTCCTGTGTGAGGCCGCCTTCCGCGAAGGTGAGGACAACCCTCCCGACTTGCACCTGACCGGCCGCGAGGCCGGGGAGCACGCCCGGCAGGCCGGAGTGAGACGGCTTGTGGTCACTCACGTGCCACCATGGGGAGACGCCGAAGAGGCAGTGGCGGAGGCCCGGACGGCGTTCGCCGGGCCGGTGGAGGCCGCACGCACTGGTGCCACGTTCGAGCTCTGA
- a CDS encoding PIG-L deacetylase family protein, whose product MTDTQAAPEPLEPLPEDWQRALFIAPHPDDIEYGAAAAVARWTAQGKTVIYSMITSGEAGIDAIPPEVAGPIREQEQRASARIVGVDDVEFLGFSDGVLEYGLPLRRALSRSIRQHRPEIVLTGNFRETYGGEFLNQADHIAGGRAVLDAVRDAGNRWVFRELLDEGLEPWNGVRAVWAAASPEGRHAVDTTETFELGLESLRAHRQYLEGLGDGMDPAEFLEGFARQAGTRLGCRYASSFEVFPI is encoded by the coding sequence ATGACTGACACCCAGGCAGCACCGGAACCGCTCGAGCCGTTACCTGAGGATTGGCAGCGGGCGCTGTTCATCGCCCCGCACCCTGACGACATCGAGTACGGCGCGGCAGCCGCCGTGGCCCGATGGACGGCGCAAGGCAAGACCGTCATCTACTCGATGATCACCAGCGGCGAAGCCGGCATCGACGCGATACCACCGGAAGTGGCCGGCCCGATCCGCGAACAGGAACAGCGCGCCTCGGCGCGCATCGTGGGCGTGGACGACGTCGAGTTCCTCGGCTTCTCCGACGGCGTGCTCGAGTATGGTCTGCCGCTGCGTCGTGCCCTGTCTCGTTCGATTCGGCAGCACCGCCCGGAGATCGTGCTGACCGGCAATTTCCGCGAGACTTATGGCGGTGAGTTTCTCAACCAGGCCGATCACATCGCCGGTGGCCGCGCTGTGCTCGATGCTGTGCGTGACGCCGGGAACCGTTGGGTTTTCCGTGAGTTGCTGGATGAAGGACTCGAGCCGTGGAACGGTGTCCGGGCGGTCTGGGCGGCGGCATCGCCGGAAGGACGCCACGCCGTCGACACCACGGAGACGTTCGAGCTGGGCCTGGAATCGTTGCGGGCGCACCGGCAGTACCTGGAAGGGCTCGGCGACGGCATGGATCCGGCCGAGTTCCTGGAGGGTTTCGCTCGCCAGGCCGGCACCCGCCTGGGGTGCCGCTACGCAAGCAGCTTCGAGGTCTTCCCGATTTAG
- the rph gene encoding ribonuclease PH, giving the protein MTRIDGRSADELRQVRFTRGWLDHAEGSVLVEFGKTRVLCAVSATEGVPRWRKGSGQGWVTAEYAMLPRSTNTRSDRESIKGRVGGRTHEISRLVGRSLRGVVDMSVLGENTLMVDCDVLQADGGTRTAAITGAYVALHDAVTWLREHSLLAGENVLHDSIAAISVGVVDGEPLLDLNYQEDVRADTDMNVVMTGAGTYIEVQGTAEAAPFARSELDSLLGLAETGCARLTELQRQALAS; this is encoded by the coding sequence ATGACTCGAATTGACGGCCGTAGCGCCGATGAACTCCGGCAGGTCCGCTTCACCCGCGGATGGCTCGATCACGCCGAGGGTTCGGTCCTCGTCGAGTTCGGCAAGACACGGGTGCTGTGCGCCGTCTCGGCCACCGAAGGCGTGCCACGCTGGCGCAAAGGATCCGGCCAGGGGTGGGTCACCGCTGAGTACGCGATGCTGCCCCGCTCCACCAACACCCGGTCTGACCGCGAGTCGATCAAGGGTCGGGTGGGTGGCCGCACGCACGAGATCTCCCGGCTGGTGGGCCGCTCGCTACGCGGCGTCGTTGACATGTCGGTTCTCGGCGAGAACACGCTGATGGTGGACTGCGACGTACTTCAGGCCGACGGCGGAACCCGTACGGCCGCGATCACCGGAGCTTACGTCGCGCTGCACGACGCCGTGACCTGGCTGCGCGAACACAGCCTGCTTGCGGGTGAGAACGTGCTGCACGATTCGATCGCCGCGATCTCCGTGGGTGTCGTCGACGGTGAGCCGTTGCTGGACCTGAACTACCAAGAGGACGTGCGCGCCGACACCGACATGAATGTGGTGATGACCGGCGCCGGCACGTACATCGAGGTGCAGGGCACGGCCGAGGCCGCGCCGTTCGCCCGGTCGGAGCTGGATTCACTGCTCGGATTGGCCGAGACAGGCTGTGCGCGGTTGACCGAACTCCAGCGGCAGGCCTTGGCCTCATGA
- the rdgB gene encoding RdgB/HAM1 family non-canonical purine NTP pyrophosphatase — protein sequence MTATPPRVVLASRNEHKVVEIRRILGDAGAPLDLVGVTEFPDVDDVVESGLTFTENALLKARTVAEVTGLPALADDSGISVDAMNGMPGVFSGRWCGRHGDDAANLELLLGQLRDVPDEHRGAAFVCVAAFVDPRDPATGQEIVQEGRLPGTLLREPRGAGGFGYDPIFVPEGDTRATAEMTPEEKNAISHRGRAFRAIAPLLFDRLG from the coding sequence ATGACGGCAACGCCACCGCGGGTGGTGCTGGCCTCCCGCAACGAACACAAGGTGGTCGAGATACGCCGGATTCTCGGTGATGCGGGAGCGCCTCTCGATCTGGTGGGTGTCACGGAATTTCCCGACGTCGACGACGTCGTTGAGTCCGGCCTGACGTTCACCGAGAACGCGCTGCTCAAAGCTCGGACAGTGGCTGAGGTCACCGGGTTGCCGGCGCTGGCCGACGACTCGGGGATCAGCGTCGATGCCATGAACGGCATGCCTGGTGTGTTCTCCGGGCGATGGTGCGGACGCCATGGTGACGATGCAGCGAACTTGGAACTGTTGCTGGGCCAGTTACGCGACGTCCCGGACGAGCACCGTGGCGCGGCCTTCGTCTGTGTCGCGGCGTTCGTCGACCCGCGCGATCCGGCCACCGGTCAGGAGATAGTCCAGGAGGGCCGCCTGCCCGGAACCCTGTTGCGAGAGCCGCGTGGTGCCGGCGGTTTCGGCTATGACCCCATCTTCGTTCCGGAAGGCGACACCCGCGCGACGGCCGAGATGACACCCGAGGAGAAGAACGCGATCAGCCACCGGGGCCGGGCTTTCCGCGCCATTGCCCCGCTGCTGTTCGACCGCCTTGGCTGA
- a CDS encoding phenylalanine--tRNA ligase beta subunit-related protein — translation MNAERSATHTFHHASQLRAEHPRLAAGVLFAVGISADADVSGPVEHLTGIASSRLSAASESELPEVQAWRRAFSRMGLKPTQFRCASESLLRRLRKEGALPRIHPLIDLCNAASVAFATPVAVLDVSKITWPLEVRHASGDEQYTTFSGEIENPAPGEVIFADSAGRAHARRWTNRQSGYSAVNDATDSVLIVAEALHESALTDIQELTATLTNALNTIWAVVPATAILTHQQPRFDFSPAQHVTS, via the coding sequence GTGAATGCAGAGCGATCAGCCACACACACCTTCCACCATGCAAGCCAACTTCGGGCAGAGCATCCCCGGCTGGCGGCGGGGGTGCTCTTCGCCGTCGGCATCAGCGCTGACGCCGATGTCAGCGGCCCCGTGGAACATCTCACCGGAATCGCCAGCTCACGGCTCTCGGCAGCATCGGAGAGCGAACTGCCTGAGGTGCAGGCCTGGCGTCGCGCGTTCTCGCGGATGGGGCTCAAGCCCACCCAGTTCCGGTGCGCCTCCGAGTCGTTGCTGCGTCGCCTGCGAAAGGAGGGCGCCCTGCCGCGGATTCATCCGCTGATCGACCTCTGCAATGCGGCATCGGTCGCTTTCGCGACGCCGGTGGCGGTGCTGGACGTTTCAAAGATCACCTGGCCGCTCGAGGTCCGTCATGCCAGCGGCGACGAGCAGTACACGACATTCTCCGGAGAGATCGAGAACCCGGCACCAGGCGAAGTGATCTTCGCGGACAGCGCCGGGCGAGCACACGCGCGGCGGTGGACGAACCGGCAAAGCGGCTATTCCGCGGTCAACGACGCAACGGACTCCGTGTTGATCGTTGCCGAAGCTCTACACGAATCGGCCCTTACCGACATTCAGGAACTCACGGCGACGCTGACAAACGCGCTGAACACTATCTGGGCGGTTGTCCCGGCCACGGCGATACTGACCCACCAGCAGCCCCGGTTCGACTTCTCACCCGCGCAGCATGTCACCTCGTGA
- a CDS encoding molybdopterin-dependent oxidoreductase, translated as MNAHPNVDAPGAPQDGRPSNGRRRNWSRLRGSAAPSRRWTALSGVAAIALGIGVAELVAGAMSRAAASPIAAVGDWFIEVVPGWLADAAISLFGTADKLALGFGIAVVLSLIGAGAGFLTAWARPAGVAAGVLLVGVAASVVASRPDTSGTDLVPMLVGGCVALPVLVWLVGRAVAGSGNDDDRSGRSAGEHGSSGHDGPDSAGTDVARRVFLRSAGGIMALAVAAGAVGRWIGGSRGVVEASREELAVDIDLPSPDVPPGVDLQVPDAEPWRTPNEDFYRIDTAFQLPLLTPEDWRLRIRGLVEQEVELDYDALISMGLVDRWVTLACVSNQVGGSLIGNALWTGVPVADVLALARPLAEADAVLSTSHDGWNCGTPLEALTDGRDSLLAVGMNGEPLPVEHGFPVRMVVPGLYGYVSATKWVVELEVSRFDSFDAYWTTRGWSERGPIKVSSRIDVPRHQARVAAGTVVVAGSAWAQNRGIERVEVKIDGGGWQSADLGAVLTDDTWRQWAFAWEAAPGEHALEVRATTADGEEQTGVVAQPAPDGATGWHRISVNVA; from the coding sequence ATGAACGCCCACCCGAACGTCGATGCACCGGGCGCGCCTCAGGACGGCCGGCCCAGCAATGGACGCCGGCGGAATTGGTCACGGCTGCGCGGGAGCGCTGCGCCCAGCCGGCGCTGGACCGCGTTGAGCGGGGTGGCGGCGATCGCGTTGGGCATCGGTGTGGCGGAGCTCGTCGCGGGGGCCATGTCTCGCGCTGCCGCATCGCCCATCGCGGCCGTCGGGGATTGGTTCATCGAGGTAGTGCCGGGCTGGCTGGCCGACGCGGCGATCTCGTTGTTCGGTACGGCGGACAAGCTGGCGCTGGGCTTCGGGATCGCCGTCGTCCTGTCCCTCATCGGTGCCGGCGCCGGGTTCCTCACAGCCTGGGCGCGGCCCGCCGGAGTGGCGGCCGGCGTGCTGCTCGTCGGTGTCGCCGCGTCGGTGGTCGCTTCCCGCCCGGATACGTCGGGGACCGACCTCGTGCCCATGCTCGTCGGTGGCTGCGTCGCGTTGCCGGTACTCGTGTGGCTGGTCGGGCGCGCCGTGGCAGGCTCTGGGAACGACGATGACCGAAGCGGCCGATCGGCCGGCGAACACGGCAGCAGCGGGCACGACGGCCCGGACAGCGCTGGGACCGACGTCGCGCGCCGCGTGTTCCTCCGCAGCGCCGGCGGCATCATGGCGCTTGCGGTGGCAGCGGGCGCCGTCGGCCGGTGGATCGGCGGCAGCAGGGGTGTGGTCGAAGCGTCGCGGGAAGAACTCGCCGTAGATATCGATCTCCCAAGCCCTGACGTGCCGCCCGGCGTCGACCTCCAAGTGCCGGACGCCGAGCCCTGGCGCACTCCGAACGAAGACTTCTACCGCATAGACACAGCGTTCCAGCTTCCTCTGCTGACGCCCGAAGACTGGCGGCTGCGAATCCGTGGGCTGGTGGAGCAGGAGGTAGAACTCGACTACGACGCGCTGATCAGCATGGGACTCGTCGATCGATGGGTGACCCTGGCCTGTGTCTCCAACCAGGTGGGTGGCAGTCTGATCGGCAACGCGCTCTGGACCGGTGTGCCGGTAGCCGACGTGTTGGCTCTGGCCCGGCCGCTCGCCGAGGCGGACGCGGTGCTGTCGACATCACACGACGGGTGGAACTGCGGCACACCGCTCGAGGCACTGACTGACGGGCGGGACTCCTTGCTGGCGGTCGGGATGAACGGTGAACCGCTCCCGGTCGAGCACGGCTTCCCGGTGCGTATGGTGGTGCCCGGCCTCTACGGGTACGTGAGCGCCACCAAGTGGGTGGTCGAGCTGGAGGTCAGCCGATTCGACAGCTTCGACGCGTACTGGACCACTCGCGGGTGGTCGGAACGCGGGCCTATCAAGGTGTCCTCGAGAATCGATGTGCCGCGTCATCAAGCCAGAGTGGCTGCGGGCACGGTTGTCGTCGCTGGTTCGGCCTGGGCTCAGAACCGCGGCATCGAGCGGGTGGAGGTCAAGATCGACGGCGGCGGCTGGCAATCGGCTGACCTGGGTGCGGTCCTCACCGACGACACCTGGCGACAGTGGGCGTTTGCGTGGGAGGCCGCGCCGGGCGAACACGCGCTCGAGGTCCGGGCGACGACGGCCGACGGGGAGGAACAGACCGGCGTCGTCGCGCAGCCCGCGCCCGACGGCGCCACCGGCTGGCACCGAATCTCGGTCAACGTCGCCTGA
- a CDS encoding aldo/keto reductase — MRHRQLGESGLTVSVVGLGCNAFGSRIDADTTRAVVDTALDQGITLFDTADIYGQGESETLLGKSLGRRRDDVIVATKFGMDMQGSNGPDWGVRGSRRYIRKAVEASLKRLGTDWIDLYQMHAPDPRTPIEETLGALHELVVEGKVRYVGSSNFAAWQVTDADWVARSSGFDRFISAQNKYSLYDRSAEAELVPAAEHAGVGILPFFPLEFGLLTGKYKRGHAAPEDSRLATQPARLEGADFDVIEALERYAAERSIGILDVAIGGLAAKPAVASVIAGATKPEQIVANVEAAAWRPTPEDLAALEEIAAG, encoded by the coding sequence ATGCGACACCGCCAGTTGGGCGAATCCGGATTGACCGTTTCCGTCGTCGGCCTCGGGTGCAATGCGTTCGGCTCCCGGATAGATGCCGACACCACCCGTGCCGTCGTCGACACCGCACTCGACCAGGGCATCACCCTTTTCGACACCGCAGACATCTACGGACAGGGGGAAAGCGAGACCCTGCTCGGCAAGTCGTTGGGCCGGCGGCGCGACGACGTGATCGTGGCCACCAAGTTCGGTATGGACATGCAAGGTTCGAATGGGCCGGATTGGGGCGTGCGAGGCTCCCGCCGCTACATTCGCAAGGCCGTCGAAGCGAGCCTGAAACGCCTAGGCACTGATTGGATCGACCTCTATCAGATGCACGCTCCCGATCCGCGGACTCCGATCGAGGAGACGCTCGGGGCCCTGCACGAGCTGGTTGTCGAAGGCAAGGTCCGCTATGTCGGCTCGTCGAACTTTGCCGCCTGGCAAGTCACCGACGCCGACTGGGTGGCTCGTTCCAGCGGGTTCGACCGTTTCATCAGCGCCCAGAACAAGTACTCCCTTTACGACCGCTCTGCCGAGGCCGAACTCGTGCCGGCGGCCGAGCACGCCGGCGTCGGCATCCTGCCGTTCTTCCCGCTGGAGTTCGGCCTGCTGACCGGAAAGTACAAGCGCGGGCACGCGGCACCGGAGGACAGCCGGCTGGCCACCCAGCCGGCCCGGCTCGAAGGCGCCGACTTCGACGTGATCGAAGCGCTGGAGCGCTACGCGGCGGAGCGGAGTATCGGGATTCTCGACGTCGCGATCGGCGGGTTGGCCGCGAAGCCGGCCGTGGCATCGGTCATCGCCGGGGCCACCAAACCTGAGCAGATCGTGGCCAACGTCGAGGCTGCCGCATGGCGGCCGACGCCGGAGGATCTCGCCGCGCTCGAGGAGATCGCCGCGGGCTGA